The DNA sequence ATTATGAGAGTTTTGGGGATTGATCCCGGCACCCAACACACCGGCTGGGGTATCGTCGATGAAATTTCCAACCGCCTGAACTTTGAAGGAATGGGGGTGATTACCACCTCTTCCCGAATCACATTATCCAAGAAACTTAAAAGCATTCATGACGGCCTGGTGGAAGTCGTCATCCGTTTTTCTCCCGACGTGATTGTCGTAGAAGATACTTTCCTTTCAAAAAATATCCAGATTGCCTTTAAATTAGGCCAGGCGAGAGGTGTGGCACTACTCATCGGTGAACTTTATGCGCTTCAGGTTGCTGAATATACACCC is a window from the Nitrospirota bacterium genome containing:
- the ruvC gene encoding crossover junction endodeoxyribonuclease RuvC — encoded protein: MRVLGIDPGTQHTGWGIVDEISNRLNFEGMGVITTSSRITLSKKLKSIHDGLVEVVIRFSPDVIVVEDTFLSKNIQIAFKLGQARGVALLIGELYALQVAEYTPTQIKLAVTGYGAAHKTQIQMMVTHLLKLGSPPESDHAADALAAAICHHHSAKMIARRLGAEVQKT